Proteins encoded in a region of the Fibrobacter sp. UWB15 genome:
- a CDS encoding ATP-binding protein has translation MLFKNRLEIWNPGQLPYELTTQQLYKPHKSHPNNPLIAEPLQRSGFIEKAGTGTGEIVKLCLQHGLKKPLFEQDGDFKVIIWRPVPQDGTQDGTQDGTQDGTQKQLEEKIISLIKVNPKISRKDIATATQTSPRTIARRIKEMNDKIRFVGSGYSGHWEVIGSKD, from the coding sequence GTTGCCATATGAATTGACCACGCAACAGCTTTACAAGCCTCACAAATCGCACCCCAACAACCCATTGATTGCAGAACCCCTGCAGCGTTCGGGGTTCATAGAAAAGGCTGGAACAGGCACCGGCGAAATCGTAAAACTTTGCCTACAGCATGGCCTGAAAAAGCCCCTATTTGAGCAAGATGGCGACTTCAAGGTGATTATTTGGCGACCTGTCCCCCAAGATGGCACCCAAGATGGCACCCAAGATGGCACCCAAGATGGCACCCAAAAGCAACTAGAAGAGAAAATCATCAGCCTTATAAAAGTAAACCCTAAAATTTCTAGAAAAGACATCGCCACAGCAACTCAAACATCGCCACGCACAATAGCAAGAAGAATAAAAGAAATGAACGATAAAATTCGTTTTGTAGGAAGCGGCTATAGCGGTCACTGGGAAGTGATTGGTTCAAAGGATTAG
- a CDS encoding putative phage abortive infection protein: protein MKTYEKYFPYLILLAAGFIIFSFFAPAIFGNSNGIDHMIPFIAIAAAILTFLAFLIQHQANVQLSNDNKKQQLERQFYEMLKIHCDNVKNLHAESLYTDPTTGNHSQKTATGHDFFKCLLEEFDLIYAKIYESEKKEDIFNKAYRTFFFGIDSAARELKKETVETFRSFVFQNTNTLFWQNHPKLIPIRDSLFTGRMDQLVPYYRHLFLMVKTVAQFNDELFSYADKRQFLRILRAQLSSAEQTLLYYNWKSGCGEKWEEDSSITNGNHFFTDYRIIHNIIPKDCRVFSSDEILQSLLEKNPNYMKINDNDTLFELIS from the coding sequence ATGAAAACATACGAGAAATATTTTCCATATCTGATTCTTCTCGCTGCGGGATTTATCATTTTTTCGTTTTTTGCTCCTGCCATCTTTGGCAACAGTAATGGCATTGATCACATGATTCCCTTTATTGCTATTGCTGCAGCAATATTGACTTTTCTAGCGTTCTTAATACAACATCAAGCAAACGTTCAGCTTTCAAACGATAACAAAAAACAGCAACTTGAACGTCAATTTTACGAAATGCTCAAAATACACTGCGATAACGTTAAAAATTTGCATGCGGAATCACTTTATACAGATCCAACTACTGGAAATCATTCTCAAAAGACCGCCACTGGTCATGATTTCTTTAAATGCTTACTTGAAGAATTCGATTTAATCTACGCCAAGATCTACGAATCAGAAAAAAAAGAAGATATTTTTAACAAAGCATACCGCACATTTTTCTTTGGAATAGACTCTGCGGCAAGGGAACTAAAAAAGGAAACCGTTGAAACCTTTCGCAGTTTCGTCTTTCAAAACACCAATACACTTTTTTGGCAGAATCACCCTAAACTAATTCCTATAAGAGATTCTCTTTTCACGGGACGCATGGACCAATTGGTTCCATATTATAGGCATCTCTTTTTGATGGTGAAAACCGTTGCCCAATTCAATGACGAATTATTCTCTTACGCAGACAAACGCCAATTCTTGAGAATTCTTCGCGCCCAATTATCCAGCGCGGAACAGACCTTGCTATACTACAACTGGAAATCCGGTTGTGGCGAGAAATGGGAAGAAGATTCTTCCATAACAAACGGCAATCACTTTTTCACTGATTACCGAATAATCCACAACATCATTCCTAAAGACTGCCGGGTGTTCAGTTCTGATGAAATCCTGCAATCTCTATTAGAGAAAAAT